The genomic window CTTTTTGATGGAACTAAAAATAATAAGGTAATTACTACTTTTTCACGTGCATGTGTATCAATGGGCTATGTGTGTTTTCGACCTAATTTCAGAGGGGTTGGAGGCTCGGAAGGGAAGTTTGATGATTCTGTGGGTGAAACTCAGGATATGAGATTTCTCATAGATTACATAAAACAAAATTTTCCTCAATTTCAAAATAAGCCTTGGGTACTTGGGGGTTTTTCTTTTGGGTCTGCTGTTGCCGCTCAACTTCACCAGACATTAAAAGATGAAAGTCTTGAGCTTCCAAGCGCATTGATACTCCTAGGAGTTGCAGTATGGAAGTATGCAAAAAAAGAAGTAGAGCTTCCTTCAAAAACTCTTTTAATTCATGGCTCTGATGATGAAATAATTCCACTTAAAGACGTTTTGGAATGGCTTAAAAATTATGAGTTACCCCTAGTTACTATTCCTAATTCAGGGCATTTTTTTCACGGTAAACTTATAATTATTAAAAAATTAATTGAAGAATTTTTGCGTTGATGAGGATGTATGACTAGAAGAAAATCTCCTGTAAAACTTATTTTAATTTTATTGTTATTGGTTCTTGGGATTTTTGTTGCAATCAAATTTTTTAATGCAAAACATTCTTCCACAAAGCATACTGAAAGTAATATTATTGCTTCGCCTGTTGTACCGCTTAAACCTTCTATCCGTGACCATTCCGAGCGATCAAGCATCATTCCAACCACAAAGGATACGCCTGCTTTGGCTGATGTAGCTGGCATTGCCATCCCACAACTTGATGTTAAGTCTTGGATTATTATTGATATGGAAAGCGGTCAGATAATTGCTCAATATAATCCCGATTTAAAAGTTGCACCTGCATCTTTAACTAAGCTTATGACTTCAAGCTTGGTATTTGAAGCTATTAAGGATAAGCGTATTTCACTAGATCAGGAGGTTATCGTTTCCGAGAGAGCTTGGAAAACTGGTGGCTCTCGCATGTTTATTAATGTAAATAAAAAGGTCACTATTGGCGAACTTCTTCAGGGCATGATTGTCCAATCGGGTAATGATGCTTCTATTCAGCTTGCGGAATCTGTATCTGGAACTATCGATGCCTTTGTAAAAGAGATGAATGATAGCCTTCAGGCATTTCATATGCTTAATTCGCATTTTGCTGATCCAACTGGATTACCATCTCCAAATACATATACGACAGCTCGAGATTTATCAGTTTTAGCTCAGCATATTATTGTAGATTTTCCACAGTTTTATCATTATTTTAGTCAGCCAGAATTTACCTACAACAAAATTCGTCAAACAAACACTAATGGATTGCTCGGAAAAATAGAGGGGCTTGATGGTTTAAAAACTGGTCATACAGATGAGGCTGGCTATTGTTTGGTTACATCAGTTAAAAGAAATAATCGTAGGATATTGACTATATTGATGGGGGCAGATTCAATCAAGCATCGTGAGCAACTGAGTAAGCAACTTATAGATTGGACATTCCAAAATTTCGTTAATATTGAGTGGGCAAAAGCAAATACACCATTTGTAGAGCATTCAATAAGAGATGCTAAAAATAAAAAAGCTGTATTCCAATCCACCAAACCTGTTGTTATAACTGTACCTAGAGGTCATGAGGCTAATATTCAGGTATTATCAAACACTAGTAATGATCTTAAAGCTCCATTAAAAGCTGGTCAGGCATTTGCGGAAGCACAATTCGCCCTAAACGGTAAGCTTCTTAAAAATGAACGTTTGGTTTTGGCTCATGATGTTGAAAGAGCTGGATTTTTCAAGCGTTTGCTGAACAGAATTACTAGCGTTTTCTGATTTTTTTATAAGGACAATTATTATGAATCCACTTATTCAAGGTGTTGATATAGACTATCCTGTTTACCTAAACGGCGAGATGGTTAATATTAGTGAGGCAAAGATTTCCGTTTTAGATAGAGGTTTTATATTTGGAGATGGTATTTACGAAGTTGTGCCTGCATATAATCGCAAGCCTTTTAGAATGGACCATCACGTAGCTAGACTTATGCGTAGTCTTAAGAAAATTGGCATCGAAGTTGGAAAAGACGAGCAATTCTTCAAGGATATTTTCACTAAGTTAATTAAAGAGTCTCCATGGGAAAACAATTTCGTTTACCTCCAAGTTACTCGTGGGGTTGCGGCTCGTACCCATGCATTTCCAAATCCTAAAGTAGAGCCTACTATATTTGCTATGAGTATGAAATTTAATCCTCCATCAGAAAAAGTTCGTACTGAAGGTATAGCCGTAGTAAGTTTCGAAGATATGCGTTGGTTGCACTGCGATATTAAATCTATTTCCCTTTTGGGCAATGTTCTCGCAAATCAACATGCTGTAGATAGTGGAGTTTATGAAGTAATCCAGTTCCGCGACGGATTTTTAACCGAGGGGTCATGCTCTAATTTTTGGATTGTTAAGGATGGAAAATTTATGGGTCCATTGAAAGATAATCTTAAGTTGGAGGGTATTAGATTCGGTTTATTTGAAGAGCTTGCTCAAAAGGCAGGCATTCCATTCGAGCTTAGAAAAATTACAAAAGAAGAAGTATACGAGGCTGATGAAATCATGATCTCGTCTGCCTCTAAGGAAGTTACAGCAGTGACGCAGTTAGATGGAAAACCTGTAGGTGACGGTAAACCTGGCCCTATATACGCTAAGATGCGTAAAGCTCACGATGAAGTTTTAGCTGCTCTATGAGTGAAAAATCAGAATTAACATTTCCAGACATATCACCTGAAGATTCATTAATCGAGTATCCATCTGATTTCCCGATAAAAGTTATGGCTTTGTCGGGAGACGCTGTGTTAGATGAGCTTTTAGGATTGGTACAAAGTCATGACGAAGGTTTTATACGGGAGACCGTAGAAATTAGACCAAGTTCTAAGGGAACTTACGTAGGTTATACCTTCACCATTAAAGCTACTTCCCGTGAGCAATTAGATAATCTTTATAGAGCTCTGCACTCACACGAAAAAGTCAAAATGGTACTTTGATGGCAGATCCCTTAGAGTCAAAAGTTCAGATCAAAGATTTTGAAGGTTTTAGTGATTATCAAAGCATATTCACTTTGATGAAATCATTTAGTGACTCTCGTGATTTTGATTCTGATGATGAGTTGTGGGTTTTGCAATTTAATCCTGTCTATACTCTAGGTGTGGCAGGCGATCCTAAGCATGTTTTAAACCCAAAGCAAATTCCAGTAATCAGGACAAATAGGGGTGGTCAGGTAACATATCATGGACCTGGTCAAATTGTCGTATATCCACTACTGAATTTACATAGAAAAAACCTTTTCGTAAAAGAATATGTGAATCTTATAGAAGAAAGTGTGATAGATACTTTAAAGCTCATAGGCATACCTAATGCCCAAAGGATGCCAGGTGCACCTGGAGTTTACGTTCCGAATTCAGATAATTCTCTATCAAAAATAGCTTCACTAGGTATAAAGGTAACCAAAGGTTTCAGTTATCATGGTTTTGCTTTAAACGTAGATATGGA from Taylorella equigenitalis ATCC 35865 includes these protein-coding regions:
- a CDS encoding alpha/beta hydrolase, whose translation is MKTQALKIPSPIGVIECDIDWPSDEGQSDITGWALCLHPHPLFDGTKNNKVITTFSRACVSMGYVCFRPNFRGVGGSEGKFDDSVGETQDMRFLIDYIKQNFPQFQNKPWVLGGFSFGSAVAAQLHQTLKDESLELPSALILLGVAVWKYAKKEVELPSKTLLIHGSDDEIIPLKDVLEWLKNYELPLVTIPNSGHFFHGKLIIIKKLIEEFLR
- a CDS encoding D-alanyl-D-alanine carboxypeptidase family protein, whose amino-acid sequence is MTRRKSPVKLILILLLLVLGIFVAIKFFNAKHSSTKHTESNIIASPVVPLKPSIRDHSERSSIIPTTKDTPALADVAGIAIPQLDVKSWIIIDMESGQIIAQYNPDLKVAPASLTKLMTSSLVFEAIKDKRISLDQEVIVSERAWKTGGSRMFINVNKKVTIGELLQGMIVQSGNDASIQLAESVSGTIDAFVKEMNDSLQAFHMLNSHFADPTGLPSPNTYTTARDLSVLAQHIIVDFPQFYHYFSQPEFTYNKIRQTNTNGLLGKIEGLDGLKTGHTDEAGYCLVTSVKRNNRRILTILMGADSIKHREQLSKQLIDWTFQNFVNIEWAKANTPFVEHSIRDAKNKKAVFQSTKPVVITVPRGHEANIQVLSNTSNDLKAPLKAGQAFAEAQFALNGKLLKNERLVLAHDVERAGFFKRLLNRITSVF
- a CDS encoding D-amino acid aminotransferase, which codes for MNPLIQGVDIDYPVYLNGEMVNISEAKISVLDRGFIFGDGIYEVVPAYNRKPFRMDHHVARLMRSLKKIGIEVGKDEQFFKDIFTKLIKESPWENNFVYLQVTRGVAARTHAFPNPKVEPTIFAMSMKFNPPSEKVRTEGIAVVSFEDMRWLHCDIKSISLLGNVLANQHAVDSGVYEVIQFRDGFLTEGSCSNFWIVKDGKFMGPLKDNLKLEGIRFGLFEELAQKAGIPFELRKITKEEVYEADEIMISSASKEVTAVTQLDGKPVGDGKPGPIYAKMRKAHDEVLAAL
- a CDS encoding YbeD family protein, giving the protein MSEKSELTFPDISPEDSLIEYPSDFPIKVMALSGDAVLDELLGLVQSHDEGFIRETVEIRPSSKGTYVGYTFTIKATSREQLDNLYRALHSHEKVKMVL
- the lipB gene encoding lipoyl(octanoyl) transferase LipB, which gives rise to MADPLESKVQIKDFEGFSDYQSIFTLMKSFSDSRDFDSDDELWVLQFNPVYTLGVAGDPKHVLNPKQIPVIRTNRGGQVTYHGPGQIVVYPLLNLHRKNLFVKEYVNLIEESVIDTLKLIGIPNAQRMPGAPGVYVPNSDNSLSKIASLGIKVTKGFSYHGFALNVDMDLSPFLGINPCGYEHLKVIDIKTIASNCKIDKIKFVLIERLLSRLKLLK